Sequence from the Kogia breviceps isolate mKogBre1 chromosome X, mKogBre1 haplotype 1, whole genome shotgun sequence genome:
gtttttatttgatCATCATTGTTGAGTTCCCACAATGGACCTCGTTTGAAAGAACATAACACAATCTAGTACAAGGTAGTTGTTTGGCAAAcatttgatctttttattttaagatgaatTCTAGGTATTTCATGTATAGAATGTGGAGGTAACAAGAAGGAGACTGTATAATTATTAGCTCTTTAGAGTTTACAGTATGTTTTCATTGGTGTTATTATGGAAGTAGAACCTAAACCCAGAAATTAATAAGCTATTcaagattttcttcttcaatGGTAGCTGTTATAATACCAATCAACAATCATCAACTTGAGTGCCATTGTTCCATGAAGAAAAGATTATGGAAGATCTTTTACTTGTGAAGGTATCCATATCAATGCAAGTATAATGGGGCAAATGCCTGAAGAAACctgatctttttctcttttccaagttCTGGGGTCCAATGTAATTCTAACCTAAACCTCTACTAACAGAATCAAGATTCCAGCTTACACAGCTTTCTCTCCTCAACAGTTCTTGGGTCCATCAGGAACAGACTACAGACCCCTCTAATCAATTTCATACTCTTTGCCTCTTGTTTGGAACTGTCCACACCAGAAGCTAGTACGTTACACATTTGAGTAGCATTCCTGTTCTAGGCTTTCTCCCCTAGAATAGGGTCTGAACCAGATTACATCACCATCTGCTAGTCCATTTATGCATGGCATTCAGCCATTTTCCTGGCATAGGCAAGAGACTTCAGAAAAATAAGACATATTTTCTCCCTTATGGAAAAAGAGTTTTATTCCTTCTGCTGTACTATATCATTTAATGAGCATGAAttaagagaagttaaataataagGCCTTGTAATTCAGAGAAATTTACTATGAAGTTGATTTCAGTTTCAGATTTAACTGTTTTcccttctactttttcttttattttcaggttCTCTTGGTTATAAACTCTTCTCCATCTGGTGCTTCAACAATGAGTGGGAAATCCCTTCTCTTAAAGGTCATTCTCTTGGGTGATGGTGGAGTTGGAAAAAGCTCACTCATGAACCGTTATGTAACCAATAAATTTGACTCCCAGGCTTTTCACACCATAGGGGTAGAGTTCTTAAATCGAGATCTGGAGGTAGATGGACGTTTTGTAACTCTCCAGATCTGGGACACTGCAGGGCAGGAACGCTTCAAGAGCCTTAGGACACCCTTCTACAGGGGAGCAGACTGCTGCCTCTTGACTTTCAGTGTGGATGACCGGCAGAGCTTTGAGAATCTTGGTAATTGGCAGAAAGAATTCATCTACTACGCAGATGTGAAAGACCCTGAGCACTTCCCCTTTGTAGTTCTGGGTAACAAAGTAGACAAAGAGGATAGGCAAGTGACTACTGAGGAGGCACAGGCCTGGTGCATGGAGAATGGAGATTACCCTTATCTAGAAACAAGTGCCAAAGATGATACTAATGTGACAGTGGCCTTTGAAGAAGCTGTCAGGCAGGTGTTAGCTGTAGAGGAACAGCTGGAGCATTGCATGTTAGGTCACACTATTGACTTGAACAGTGGTTCCAAAGCAGGATCTTCATGCTGTTAAAAGTGGGAAGCCTTTAAAAGTGTGCCCCAGCTGGTCAGTCAGTAGTGTAAGAATAATTTTGCCCCTCTAAGactgcacacacatacaaaagggTAAGAGATAAGGTTATGATTGTAAATCAGAGCCTTTCAAATTGAAGTTGTAGagcgattttttaaaaaaaaaagctttattaagCCAAGTGTATTTTGCGTGATTTCTGCTATTTCCTTCTTGTGTGTTTCAGGACATTTCAGAAAGGTTTAGTTCTGAAAGATTTAGATATTTTTCAAATCACAGTTTAAACTTAGAACCCAGACGCATGAAGGAGTTAAAGAGCTACAGCTATTCCTTAAAGCATTCCATTAATCAACTAACAAATGTCACCATCAACTCTTGCCAGGCAGTTCCTGACATGtctgccaaaggggaaaaaaataagactctGAGTCGTATTACAATAAAGATTATAATGCAAACT
This genomic interval carries:
- the RAB9B gene encoding ras-related protein Rab-9B yields the protein MSGKSLLLKVILLGDGGVGKSSLMNRYVTNKFDSQAFHTIGVEFLNRDLEVDGRFVTLQIWDTAGQERFKSLRTPFYRGADCCLLTFSVDDRQSFENLGNWQKEFIYYADVKDPEHFPFVVLGNKVDKEDRQVTTEEAQAWCMENGDYPYLETSAKDDTNVTVAFEEAVRQVLAVEEQLEHCMLGHTIDLNSGSKAGSSCC